The following are encoded together in the Tatumella ptyseos genome:
- a CDS encoding ABC transporter ATP-binding protein: MKECIILKNINKSFNNVKVINDVTLTINHGNIIGFIGPNGSGKSTIINIICGLVPIDSGYGYCMGYNIATEQSYIKRHVGYMTQYFTLWDSLTVYENLVFMGKMRSLERVEIESELLIIKLGLERFKNTLAKNLSGGWKQKLSLACAIIHRPKILFLDEPTASIDPLSRKEFWSLVFELSAEGMTIIIITHAIDEIEKCNNLVYLKNGVLKFAGNLDELFDSQNLTTFLLEGEGKLHFIEEISHDIDVQIIPRGNAITVSGKLCIEVLKKKYPNLIFSQIPTPLDALLYSL, from the coding sequence ATGAAAGAATGTATTATTTTAAAAAATATCAATAAGTCTTTTAATAACGTAAAAGTCATTAATGACGTAACACTTACTATTAATCACGGAAATATAATTGGTTTCATTGGACCAAATGGTAGCGGTAAATCAACAATAATAAATATTATATGTGGACTCGTACCTATAGATAGTGGTTACGGTTATTGTATGGGGTACAATATCGCGACGGAACAATCTTACATAAAAAGACATGTAGGTTATATGACTCAATATTTCACATTGTGGGATTCTTTGACGGTATATGAAAACCTAGTTTTTATGGGAAAGATGAGAAGCTTAGAAAGGGTAGAAATAGAGTCAGAGCTATTAATTATTAAATTAGGCTTAGAGCGATTTAAAAACACGCTTGCAAAGAATCTTTCAGGGGGATGGAAACAAAAATTATCATTAGCTTGTGCAATTATCCATCGTCCTAAAATTCTTTTCTTAGATGAGCCCACAGCAAGCATCGACCCACTCTCACGTAAGGAATTTTGGTCATTGGTCTTTGAACTCTCTGCAGAAGGGATGACCATTATAATCATTACTCATGCGATCGATGAAATCGAGAAGTGTAATAACCTAGTTTACTTAAAGAACGGTGTGCTGAAATTTGCAGGTAATTTGGACGAACTTTTTGACTCCCAAAACCTAACGACCTTTTTACTTGAAGGAGAAGGAAAATTACACTTTATTGAAGAAATCTCTCATGATATAGATGTTCAGATCATCCCTAGAGGAAATGCTATAACGGTTTCAGGGAAATTATGCATTGAGGTTTTAAAGAAAAAATATCCAAACCTTATCTTTAGTCAAATACCAACGCCATTAGACGCTTTGCTTTACAGCTTATAG
- a CDS encoding ABC transporter permease, which translates to MIKVMIICALINKEIKEIVRDRVIIVMILVMPLLNLIIMGYSINLDARNVPTSVIDHDNSPFSRSLLYAMKNSEYFDIEVMHDETLARKKFASGTVKIIVHIPHDFSKSILKNYNTDLLVETDATDPSSTANALQTLQHLIENAQYRELYNYSSLSASPVGNAKLVFRKWFNPRGNSQINIVPGLIGMILSIMPMLMVSLSIVKERERGTLQHIKSSGINPFIYLTGKSIPYVSIGLLQLILMLGMSIVILDIPMKGSYIELLSVSAFFIILSVIIGVSLTTVITNQLQAMQLLSFYFLFSNMLSGFLSPFEAMPQWSQWLGNLIPLTHFMRVIRGIMIKGNSVTIMSTDLLHLASVFLTIGIVGYILVKVRWTEST; encoded by the coding sequence ATGATCAAAGTAATGATAATATGCGCACTAATCAATAAAGAAATAAAAGAGATTGTCAGAGACAGAGTAATTATTGTCATGATTTTAGTTATGCCACTCTTAAATCTGATTATTATGGGGTACTCGATCAATTTGGATGCACGGAACGTCCCCACGAGCGTGATAGATCACGATAATTCACCTTTTTCTCGTAGCCTACTTTATGCAATGAAAAATAGTGAATACTTTGATATTGAAGTAATGCATGATGAAACATTAGCTAGAAAAAAATTCGCTTCAGGTACAGTAAAAATAATTGTGCATATTCCTCACGATTTTTCTAAAAGCATTTTAAAAAATTATAATACTGACCTACTTGTGGAAACCGACGCGACCGACCCTAGTAGTACAGCTAATGCCTTGCAAACTCTACAGCATCTTATCGAAAATGCTCAATACAGAGAGCTATATAACTATTCATCCTTATCGGCGAGCCCAGTAGGTAATGCAAAGTTAGTTTTCAGAAAATGGTTTAATCCAAGGGGGAATTCTCAGATCAATATTGTACCTGGATTGATAGGTATGATCTTATCCATAATGCCTATGCTTATGGTCTCATTATCAATTGTCAAAGAAAGAGAACGGGGTACATTACAGCACATTAAGAGCTCTGGGATAAATCCCTTTATCTATTTGACCGGCAAGTCTATTCCTTACGTGAGTATTGGGTTACTGCAACTCATTCTTATGCTTGGAATGAGTATTGTGATATTAGATATTCCGATGAAAGGTTCTTATATCGAACTCTTATCAGTTTCAGCCTTTTTTATCATATTGAGTGTTATCATAGGAGTCAGCCTAACAACTGTGATTACCAATCAGCTTCAGGCAATGCAATTGCTCTCATTTTATTTTCTATTCTCGAATATGTTATCTGGATTCCTCTCTCCATTCGAAGCGATGCCTCAGTGGTCTCAATGGTTAGGCAATTTGATCCCTCTCACTCATTTTATGCGTGTAATTCGGGGGATAATGATTAAAGGAAATAGCGTGACTATTATGAGCACCGACTTACTCCATCTGGCATCAGTATTTCTTACCATCGGTATTGTCGGCTATATTCTGGTTAAAGTCCGTTGGACTGAAAGTACATAG
- a CDS encoding prepilin peptidase, protein MISQFVLTFFLLNLIRRALLAFHPSLSTIDWCISALHSTHVRKCSCSIKHLVEHKWIAPWLMLLSLSYIVNQTLQGLLPLSLIVVATFIAVLLLHACIDWFYFLLPNILTLILMVVGFYASTYLFHADLTNVLLRCGLSYSVLWALQSLYHLLRHKVGLGSGDVKLITALACWFDIQQLSLIVLLASITTLPFCLVRCRNINSLDAIIVPFGAFLSLSAIFCAYFFYNEFLTTMYFQSNGL, encoded by the coding sequence ATGATTAGCCAATTTGTATTGACGTTTTTCCTGCTCAATTTGATAAGACGTGCCCTACTGGCCTTTCATCCTTCACTGAGCACAATCGATTGGTGTATTTCAGCATTACACTCAACTCACGTCAGAAAATGCTCATGTTCAATAAAACACCTCGTTGAACATAAATGGATAGCTCCTTGGCTGATGTTGTTAAGTCTCTCCTACATTGTCAATCAAACACTTCAAGGATTATTGCCCCTTTCGCTTATTGTGGTGGCCACTTTTATCGCAGTGTTGTTATTGCACGCATGCATAGATTGGTTTTATTTCCTTCTGCCTAACATTCTCACTCTTATACTCATGGTGGTTGGATTTTACGCGTCAACTTACTTATTTCATGCTGATCTCACCAACGTATTGCTGAGGTGTGGACTCAGTTACTCAGTTTTGTGGGCTCTCCAAAGCCTGTACCATTTACTTAGACATAAAGTCGGCCTTGGTTCAGGGGATGTAAAATTAATTACGGCGTTAGCGTGCTGGTTCGATATTCAACAACTCTCTTTGATTGTTCTTTTAGCTTCAATCACTACACTCCCCTTTTGTCTAGTTCGCTGTCGAAACATAAATTCGCTAGACGCTATTATCGTCCCCTTTGGTGCTTTTCTATCTTTATCTGCTATCTTCTGCGCCTATTTTTTCTACAACGAATTTTTGACTACTATGTACTTTCAGTCCAACGGACTTTAA
- the rpsJ gene encoding 30S ribosomal protein S10: MQNQRIRIRLKAFDHRLIDQSTAEIVETAKRTGAQVRGPIPLPTRKERFTVLISPHVNKDARDQYEIRTHKRLVDIVEPTEKTVDALMRLDLAAGVDVQISLG; this comes from the coding sequence ATGCAGAACCAAAGAATCCGTATTCGTCTTAAAGCGTTTGATCATCGTCTGATCGATCAATCAACCGCGGAAATCGTCGAAACTGCAAAGCGCACTGGTGCGCAAGTACGTGGTCCGATCCCGCTGCCGACTCGTAAAGAGCGCTTTACCGTTCTGATTTCTCCGCACGTTAACAAAGATGCGCGTGATCAGTACGAAATTCGCACTCACAAACGTCTGGTAGACATCGTTGAGCCAACTGAAAAAACCGTTGATGCTCTGATGCGTCTAGACCTGGCTGCAGGTGTTGACGTGCAGATCAGCCTGGGTTAA
- the rplC gene encoding 50S ribosomal protein L3: MIGLVGKKVGMTRIFTEEGVSIPVTVIEVEANRVTQVKSLENDGYQAIQVTTGAKKANRVVKPEAGHFAKAGVEAGRGLWEFRAESAEYTVGQSISVEIFADVKKVDVTGTSKGKGFAGTVKRWNFRTQDATHGNSLSHRVPGSIGQNQTPGKVFKGKKMAGQLGNERVTVQSLEVVRVDAERNLLLVKGAVPGATGSDLIVKPAVKA; encoded by the coding sequence ATGATTGGTTTAGTCGGTAAGAAAGTGGGCATGACGCGTATCTTCACTGAAGAAGGCGTTTCTATCCCAGTAACCGTAATCGAAGTTGAAGCAAACCGCGTTACTCAGGTTAAGAGCCTGGAGAATGACGGTTACCAAGCTATTCAGGTCACTACTGGTGCTAAAAAAGCAAACCGTGTAGTTAAACCAGAAGCAGGTCATTTTGCTAAAGCTGGCGTTGAAGCTGGCCGTGGCTTATGGGAATTCCGTGCTGAAAGCGCAGAATATACTGTTGGTCAAAGCATCAGTGTTGAAATTTTCGCTGACGTTAAAAAAGTAGATGTAACTGGCACCTCTAAAGGTAAAGGTTTCGCAGGTACCGTTAAGCGCTGGAACTTCCGTACCCAAGACGCAACACACGGTAACTCCTTGTCTCACCGCGTTCCGGGTTCTATCGGTCAGAACCAGACTCCGGGCAAAGTGTTTAAAGGCAAGAAAATGGCAGGTCAATTAGGTAATGAGCGTGTAACCGTTCAGAGCTTAGAAGTCGTTCGCGTAGACGCAGAACGCAACCTGCTGCTGGTCAAAGGTGCTGTCCCGGGAGCTACCGGTAGCGACCTGATTGTTAAACCAGCTGTGAAGGCGTAA
- the rplD gene encoding 50S ribosomal protein L4, translated as MELVLKDAQSALTVSETTFGRDFNEALVHQVVVAYAAGARQGTRAQKTRAEVTGSGKKPWRQKGTGRARAGSAKSPIWRSGGVTFAARPQDHSQKVNKKMYRGALKSILSELVRQERLIVVEKFSVEAPKTKLLAQKLKDMALEDVLIITGELDENLFLAARNLYKVDVRDAAGIDPVSLIAFDKVVMTADAVKQVEEMLA; from the coding sequence ATGGAATTAGTATTGAAAGACGCGCAGAGCGCGCTGACTGTTTCCGAAACTACCTTCGGTCGTGATTTTAACGAAGCGCTGGTTCACCAGGTTGTTGTTGCTTACGCAGCAGGTGCCCGTCAAGGTACCCGTGCGCAAAAAACTCGTGCCGAAGTCACTGGTTCTGGAAAGAAACCATGGCGTCAAAAAGGTACTGGCCGTGCACGTGCTGGTTCTGCTAAGAGCCCAATCTGGCGTTCTGGTGGAGTAACCTTCGCTGCACGTCCGCAGGACCACAGTCAGAAAGTTAATAAAAAGATGTACCGTGGAGCGCTGAAAAGCATTCTGTCTGAGCTGGTACGTCAAGAACGTCTGATCGTTGTCGAAAAGTTCTCTGTAGAAGCGCCTAAAACTAAGCTGCTGGCACAGAAACTGAAAGATATGGCATTGGAAGATGTACTGATCATCACTGGTGAACTGGATGAGAATCTGTTCCTAGCAGCACGTAACCTGTACAAGGTTGATGTGCGTGATGCAGCAGGAATCGATCCAGTTAGCTTGATTGCCTTCGACAAAGTCGTAATGACTGCTGACGCAGTTAAGCAAGTTGAGGAGATGCTGGCATGA
- the rplW gene encoding 50S ribosomal protein L23, protein MIREERLLKVVRAPHVSEKASAAMEKSNTIVLKVAKDATKAEIVAAVEKLFEVEVKDVNTLLVKGKVKRHGQRVGRRSDWKKAYVTLKEGQNLDFVGGAE, encoded by the coding sequence ATGATTCGTGAAGAACGTCTGCTGAAAGTAGTGCGCGCGCCGCACGTTTCTGAAAAAGCGTCTGCCGCGATGGAAAAATCAAACACCATCGTACTCAAAGTTGCAAAAGACGCGACCAAAGCAGAAATCGTAGCTGCCGTAGAAAAGCTGTTCGAAGTTGAAGTTAAAGATGTGAACACTTTACTGGTTAAAGGTAAAGTTAAGCGTCACGGACAGCGTGTTGGTCGTCGTAGCGACTGGAAAAAAGCTTACGTGACCCTGAAAGAAGGCCAGAATCTGGACTTCGTCGGCGGCGCAGAGTAA
- the rplB gene encoding 50S ribosomal protein L2 translates to MAIVKCKPTSPGRRHVVKVVNPELHKGKPYAPLLEKNSKSGGRNNNGRITTRHIGGGHKRAYRIVDFKRNKDGIPAVVERLEYDPNRSANIALVLYKDGERRYILAPKGLKAGDQIQSGVDAAIKAGNTLPMRNIPVGSTVHNVEMKPGKGGQMARSAGAYVQIIARDGSYVTLRLRSGEMRKVEADCRATLGEVGNAEHMLRVLGKAGATRWRGVRPTVRGTAMNPVDHPHGGGEGRNFGKHPVTPWGVQTKGKKTRSNKRTDKFIVRRRSKK, encoded by the coding sequence ATGGCAATTGTTAAATGTAAACCGACATCTCCGGGTCGTCGCCACGTAGTTAAAGTGGTGAACCCAGAGCTGCACAAAGGCAAGCCATACGCCCCGTTGCTGGAGAAAAACAGCAAGTCTGGTGGTCGTAACAACAACGGACGTATCACTACCCGTCATATCGGTGGTGGTCACAAGCGTGCATACCGTATTGTTGACTTCAAACGCAACAAAGATGGTATCCCAGCAGTTGTTGAACGTCTTGAGTATGATCCGAACCGTTCTGCAAACATTGCACTGGTTCTGTACAAAGACGGTGAGCGTCGTTACATCCTGGCCCCTAAAGGCCTGAAAGCTGGTGATCAGATCCAATCTGGTGTTGATGCAGCTATTAAAGCAGGTAACACCCTGCCTATGCGTAACATCCCAGTAGGTTCTACTGTTCATAACGTAGAAATGAAACCAGGTAAGGGCGGCCAAATGGCTCGTTCAGCTGGTGCTTACGTGCAAATCATTGCGCGTGACGGTTCTTACGTTACCCTGCGTCTTCGTTCTGGTGAAATGCGTAAAGTTGAAGCTGACTGCCGCGCGACATTAGGTGAAGTTGGTAACGCTGAGCATATGCTTCGCGTACTTGGTAAAGCAGGTGCAACTCGCTGGCGTGGTGTTCGTCCTACCGTTCGCGGTACTGCAATGAACCCAGTCGATCACCCGCACGGTGGTGGTGAAGGTCGTAACTTTGGTAAGCACCCGGTAACTCCGTGGGGCGTTCAAACCAAAGGTAAGAAGACCCGTAGCAACAAGCGTACTGATAAGTTTATCGTACGTCGCCGTAGCAAAAAATAA
- the rpsS gene encoding 30S ribosomal protein S19 — MPRSLKKGPFIDLHLLKKVEKAVESGDKKPLRTWSRRSTIFPNMIGLTIAVHNGRQHVPVFVSDEMVGHKLGEFAPTRTYRGHAADKKAKKR; from the coding sequence ATGCCACGTTCTCTCAAGAAAGGTCCTTTTATTGACCTGCACTTGCTGAAGAAGGTAGAGAAAGCGGTGGAAAGCGGAGACAAGAAGCCTTTGCGCACTTGGTCCCGTCGTTCAACGATCTTTCCTAACATGATCGGTTTGACCATCGCTGTCCATAATGGTCGTCAGCACGTACCTGTATTTGTTTCCGACGAAATGGTCGGTCACAAGTTAGGTGAATTTGCGCCGACTCGTACTTATCGCGGCCACGCGGCTGATAAGAAAGCTAAGAAACGCTAA
- the rplV gene encoding 50S ribosomal protein L22: METIAKHRHARSSAQKVRLVADLVRGKKVSQALDILTYTNKKAAVLVKKVLESAIANAEHNDGADIDDLKVTKIFVDEGPSMKRIMPRAKGRADRILKRTSHITVVVSDR, from the coding sequence ATGGAAACTATCGCTAAACATCGCCACGCTCGTTCTTCTGCGCAGAAGGTTCGTCTGGTAGCGGATCTAGTACGCGGTAAGAAAGTGTCGCAGGCTCTGGACATTCTAACCTACACCAATAAGAAAGCGGCTGTATTGGTTAAGAAAGTCTTAGAATCTGCCATTGCTAACGCTGAACACAACGATGGCGCTGACATTGATGATCTGAAAGTTACGAAAATTTTCGTAGATGAAGGCCCAAGCATGAAGCGTATTATGCCGCGTGCAAAAGGTCGTGCAGATCGTATCCTGAAGCGCACCAGCCACATTACTGTGGTTGTGTCCGATCGCTGA
- the rpsC gene encoding 30S ribosomal protein S3: MGQKVHPNGIRLGIVKPWNSTWFANTKEFADNLDSDFKVRQFLTKELAKASVSRIVIERPAKSIRVTIHTARPGIVIGKKGEDVEKLRTVVAKIAGVPAQINIAEVRKPELDAKLVADSITSQLERRVMFRRAMKRAVQNAMRLGAKGIKVEVSGRLGGAEIARTEWYREGRVPLHTLRADIDYNTSEAHTTYGVIGVKVWIFKGEILGGMAAVEQSEKPAAQPKKQQRKGRK, from the coding sequence ATGGGTCAGAAAGTACATCCTAATGGTATTCGCCTGGGTATTGTTAAACCCTGGAACTCTACTTGGTTCGCCAATACCAAAGAATTCGCTGACAACCTAGACAGCGATTTTAAAGTACGTCAGTTCCTGACTAAAGAACTGGCTAAAGCGTCTGTATCTCGTATCGTTATCGAGCGTCCAGCTAAAAGCATTCGTGTAACTATTCACACTGCTCGCCCTGGTATCGTTATCGGTAAGAAAGGTGAAGACGTAGAAAAACTGCGTACGGTCGTCGCGAAAATCGCTGGCGTTCCTGCTCAGATCAATATCGCCGAAGTCCGTAAACCGGAACTGGACGCTAAATTGGTTGCTGATAGCATTACTTCACAGCTGGAACGTCGCGTTATGTTCCGTCGTGCAATGAAGCGTGCTGTACAGAACGCAATGCGTCTTGGCGCTAAAGGAATTAAGGTTGAAGTTAGTGGCCGTTTAGGCGGAGCTGAGATCGCACGTACCGAGTGGTACCGTGAAGGTCGTGTTCCATTGCACACTCTGCGTGCAGACATTGACTACAACACTTCTGAAGCGCACACCACTTATGGTGTAATCGGCGTTAAGGTATGGATCTTCAAAGGTGAGATCCTGGGTGGTATGGCTGCTGTTGAACAATCGGAAAAACCGGCTGCTCAACCTAAAAAGCAGCAGCGTAAAGGCCGTAAGTAA
- the rplP gene encoding 50S ribosomal protein L16: MLQPKRTKFRKVHKGRNRGLAQGTDISFGTFGLKAVGRGRLTARQIEAARRAMTRAVKRQGKIWIRVFPDKPITEKPLEVRMGKGKGNVEYWVALIQPGKVLYEMDGVSEELAREAFKLAAAKLPIKTTFVTKTVM, from the coding sequence ATGTTACAACCAAAGCGTACGAAATTCCGTAAAGTGCACAAAGGCCGTAACCGCGGTCTAGCGCAGGGCACGGATATCAGCTTCGGTACTTTCGGTCTGAAAGCTGTTGGCCGTGGTCGTCTGACTGCTCGTCAGATCGAAGCAGCACGTCGTGCTATGACCCGTGCAGTTAAGCGTCAAGGTAAAATTTGGATCCGTGTATTCCCGGACAAACCAATTACTGAAAAGCCGCTTGAAGTGCGTATGGGTAAAGGTAAGGGTAACGTAGAGTATTGGGTTGCCCTAATCCAGCCTGGCAAAGTCCTTTATGAAATGGACGGCGTATCAGAAGAGCTGGCCCGTGAGGCATTTAAGCTGGCAGCAGCAAAACTGCCTATCAAAACCACCTTTGTAACTAAGACGGTGATGTAA
- the rpmC gene encoding 50S ribosomal protein L29, with protein MKATELREKSVEELNTELLNLLREQFNLRMQAASGQLQQTHLLKQARRDVARVKTLLTQKAGA; from the coding sequence ATGAAAGCAACTGAGCTGCGTGAAAAAAGTGTTGAAGAACTAAACACTGAGCTGCTTAACCTCCTGCGTGAACAGTTTAACCTGCGCATGCAGGCAGCATCTGGCCAGCTTCAGCAGACACATCTGCTGAAACAAGCTCGTCGTGATGTTGCACGTGTTAAGACTTTACTGACTCAAAAGGCGGGTGCGTAA
- the rpsQ gene encoding 30S ribosomal protein S17, which translates to MTDKIRTLQGRVVSDKMQKSAVVAIERFVKHPIYGKFIKRTTKLHIHDENNECGIGDVVEIRECRPLSKTKSWTLVRVVEKAVL; encoded by the coding sequence ATGACCGATAAAATTCGTACTTTGCAAGGTCGTGTAGTTAGTGACAAAATGCAAAAATCTGCAGTTGTCGCTATCGAACGTTTCGTGAAGCACCCGATCTACGGTAAATTCATTAAGCGTACGACTAAGCTTCACATCCATGATGAGAACAATGAATGTGGAATTGGTGACGTGGTAGAAATCCGCGAATGCCGTCCACTATCTAAGACTAAGTCTTGGACACTTGTTCGTGTTGTGGAAAAAGCGGTTCTGTAA
- the rplN gene encoding 50S ribosomal protein L14: MIQEQTMLNVADNSGARSVMCIKVLGGSHRRYAGVGDIIKVTIKEAIPRGKVKKGDVLKAVVVRTKKGVRRPDGSVIRFDGNACVILNNNSEQPIGTRIFGPVTRELRTEKFMKIISLAPEVL; this comes from the coding sequence ATGATCCAAGAACAGACTATGCTAAACGTCGCCGACAACTCCGGTGCACGTAGCGTAATGTGTATCAAGGTTCTGGGTGGCTCGCACCGTCGCTACGCAGGCGTCGGTGATATCATCAAAGTTACCATCAAGGAAGCAATTCCTCGTGGTAAAGTTAAAAAGGGTGATGTCCTGAAGGCGGTAGTGGTGCGCACCAAGAAGGGTGTTCGTCGCCCCGACGGTTCTGTCATTCGCTTCGATGGTAATGCATGCGTTATTTTAAACAATAACAGCGAGCAACCTATCGGAACGCGTATTTTTGGGCCGGTAACTCGTGAACTTCGTACTGAAAAGTTCATGAAAATTATCTCTCTGGCACCAGAAGTACTCTAA
- the rplX gene encoding 50S ribosomal protein L24 has protein sequence MAAKIRCNDEVIVLTGKDKGKRGKVKNVLSSSKVIVEGINLVKKHQKPVPAMNQPGGIVEKEAAIELSNLAIFNAATGKADRVGFRFEDGKKVRFFKSNSETIK, from the coding sequence ATGGCAGCTAAAATCCGTTGTAACGACGAAGTTATCGTGTTGACCGGTAAAGATAAAGGTAAACGCGGTAAAGTAAAAAATGTATTGTCTTCCAGCAAAGTTATTGTTGAAGGTATCAACCTGGTTAAGAAACATCAGAAGCCTGTACCGGCTATGAATCAACCAGGTGGCATCGTTGAGAAAGAAGCAGCAATTGAGCTTTCCAACCTTGCAATCTTCAATGCGGCAACTGGTAAGGCAGACCGTGTAGGCTTTAGATTCGAAGACGGTAAAAAAGTCCGTTTCTTCAAGTCTAATAGCGAAACTATCAAGTAA
- the rplE gene encoding 50S ribosomal protein L5 — MAKLHDYYKDEVVKKLMTEFNYNSVMQVPRVEKITLNMGVGEAIADKKLLDNAAADLASISGQKPLVTKARKSVAGFKIRQGYPIGCKVTLRGERMWEFFDRLITIAVPRIRDFRGLSAKSFDGRGNYSMGVREQIIFPEIDYDKVDRVRGLDITITTTAKSDDEGRALLAAFNFPFRK; from the coding sequence ATGGCGAAACTGCATGATTACTACAAAGACGAAGTAGTTAAGAAGCTCATGACTGAGTTTAACTACAATTCAGTCATGCAAGTCCCTCGGGTCGAGAAGATTACCCTGAACATGGGTGTTGGTGAAGCGATTGCTGATAAGAAACTGCTGGATAACGCAGCAGCTGATTTAGCATCAATCTCCGGTCAAAAGCCGTTAGTCACCAAAGCACGCAAATCTGTTGCAGGCTTCAAAATCCGTCAGGGCTATCCGATCGGCTGTAAAGTAACCCTGCGTGGCGAACGTATGTGGGAATTCTTTGACCGCCTGATCACTATTGCTGTACCTCGTATTCGTGACTTCCGTGGTTTATCTGCGAAGTCTTTCGATGGACGTGGTAACTACAGCATGGGTGTCCGTGAGCAGATCATCTTCCCAGAAATCGACTACGATAAAGTCGATCGCGTCCGTGGTTTGGATATTACCATTACCACTACTGCGAAATCTGATGATGAAGGCCGTGCTCTGCTGGCAGCCTTTAACTTCCCGTTCCGTAAGTAA
- the rpsN gene encoding 30S ribosomal protein S14: protein MAKQSMKAREVKRVKLADKFFAKRAELKAIISDVNASDEDRWNAVLKLQSLPRDSSPSRQRNRCRQTGRPHGYVGKFGLSRIKLREAAMRGEVPGLKKASW from the coding sequence ATGGCTAAGCAATCAATGAAAGCACGCGAAGTTAAGCGTGTAAAATTAGCAGACAAATTCTTCGCGAAACGCGCTGAACTGAAAGCGATCATCTCTGATGTGAACGCTTCTGACGAAGATCGTTGGAATGCTGTTCTCAAGCTTCAGTCACTGCCGCGTGATTCCAGCCCGTCCCGTCAGCGTAATCGTTGCCGCCAAACAGGCCGTCCACACGGTTATGTAGGTAAGTTCGGGCTGAGCCGTATCAAGTTACGTGAAGCCGCTATGCGCGGTGAAGTACCTGGCTTGAAAAAGGCTAGCTGGTAA
- the rpsH gene encoding 30S ribosomal protein S8 gives MSMQDPIADMLTRIRNGQSANKVAVTMPSSKLKLAIANVLKEEGYIEDFKIEGDIKPELEVTLKYFEGKAVVESIQRVSRPGLRIYKRKDELPKVMAGLGIAVVSTSKGVMTDRAARQAGLGGEIICYVA, from the coding sequence ATGAGCATGCAAGATCCGATCGCGGATATGCTGACCCGTATCCGTAACGGTCAGTCCGCGAACAAAGTTGCGGTCACCATGCCTTCCTCCAAGCTGAAATTGGCAATCGCCAACGTGCTGAAGGAAGAAGGTTATATTGAAGATTTTAAAATTGAAGGCGACATCAAGCCAGAACTTGAAGTGACTTTAAAGTACTTCGAAGGAAAGGCTGTTGTAGAAAGCATTCAGCGAGTAAGCCGTCCAGGCCTGCGCATCTATAAAAGAAAAGATGAGCTGCCAAAAGTTATGGCTGGTTTAGGTATCGCAGTTGTTTCTACATCTAAAGGTGTTATGACTGATCGTGCAGCGCGCCAAGCTGGTCTTGGTGGCGAAATTATCTGCTACGTAGCGTAA
- the rplF gene encoding 50S ribosomal protein L6 — MSRVAKAPVVVPAGVDVKINGQEVSIKGKNGELSRTINKAVEVKHADNALTFAPREGFADAWAQAGTARALLNSMVIGVTEGFTKKLQLVGVGYRAAIKGSSVNLSLGFSHPVEHKLPAGITAECPTQTEIVLKGADKQVIGQVAADLRAYRRPEPYKGKGVRYADEVVRIKEAKKK, encoded by the coding sequence ATGTCTCGTGTTGCTAAAGCACCTGTCGTTGTTCCTGCCGGCGTCGACGTAAAAATCAACGGTCAGGAAGTATCGATTAAAGGTAAAAACGGCGAGCTGTCTCGTACTATCAACAAAGCTGTTGAAGTTAAACATGCAGATAACGCATTAACTTTCGCACCTCGCGAAGGTTTCGCTGATGCATGGGCGCAAGCAGGTACTGCACGCGCTCTGTTAAACTCAATGGTTATCGGTGTTACCGAAGGCTTCACCAAGAAGCTGCAGTTAGTCGGTGTTGGTTATCGTGCGGCTATTAAAGGTTCTTCAGTGAACCTCTCACTGGGTTTTTCTCACCCGGTTGAGCATAAATTGCCTGCGGGAATCACTGCCGAATGTCCAACTCAAACTGAAATCGTACTGAAAGGTGCTGATAAGCAGGTAATTGGACAGGTTGCAGCGGACTTGCGCGCCTACCGTCGTCCTGAGCCTTACAAAGGCAAGGGTGTCCGTTACGCCGACGAAGTCGTGCGTATCAAAGAGGCTAAGAAGAAGTAA